One genomic segment of Intestinimonas butyriciproducens includes these proteins:
- the ilvN gene encoding acetolactate synthase small subunit, producing MKAHTDITRHTLSVLVENAAGVLSQVSRLFSRKGYNIESLAVGTTDDPTVSRITIEVMADAAMIEQIMNQLRKQFPVYSVQELLPERSIRRELVMFKVKAENADTRNEVIQIANIFRASIIDVSVASLTLALIGDESKADAMQKLLESFGILELVRTGMVALERGAYTISDENKEKAEFNLGKATL from the coding sequence ATGAAAGCACACACCGACATCACCCGCCACACGCTGTCCGTCCTGGTGGAGAACGCCGCCGGCGTCCTCTCCCAGGTGTCGCGCCTCTTCTCCCGCAAGGGGTATAACATCGAGTCCCTGGCGGTGGGCACCACCGACGATCCCACCGTCTCCCGCATTACCATCGAGGTCATGGCCGACGCCGCCATGATCGAGCAGATCATGAACCAGCTGCGCAAGCAGTTCCCCGTCTACTCGGTCCAGGAGCTGCTGCCTGAGCGGAGCATCCGCCGGGAGCTGGTGATGTTCAAGGTGAAGGCTGAAAACGCCGATACCCGCAACGAGGTCATCCAGATCGCCAACATTTTCCGGGCCTCCATCATCGACGTGTCGGTGGCCTCCCTCACGCTGGCCCTCATCGGCGACGAGTCCAAGGCCGACGCCATGCAGAAGCTGCTGGAGTCTTTCGGCATCCTGGAGCTGGTCCGCACCGGCATGGTGGCCCTGGAGCGGGGCGCCTACACCATCAGCGACGAAAACAAGGAAAAGGCGGAGTTCAACCTGGGCAAAGCCACACTGTAA
- the rsxA gene encoding electron transport complex subunit RsxA: MELLTTLFSVSLGAILVNNFIFAQFLGICPFMGVSKKVDTALGMGVAVIFVMGVASAVCWPINNYILIPNKLVFMQTVTYILVIASLVQFVEMFLQKAVPTLYQALGVYLPLITTNCAVLGVVLQNTQNSYDFITSVVYGITGGIGFLIAIVLFASVRERLDVTMECPKAFEGFPIALITAGLLALAFMGFSGLKVV, from the coding sequence ATGGAGCTTCTTACCACACTCTTCAGCGTCTCTCTGGGGGCCATCCTGGTCAATAACTTTATTTTTGCCCAGTTCCTGGGCATCTGCCCGTTTATGGGCGTGTCCAAAAAGGTGGACACCGCTCTGGGCATGGGCGTGGCCGTTATCTTTGTCATGGGCGTGGCCTCCGCCGTGTGCTGGCCAATCAATAATTACATTCTGATTCCCAACAAGCTGGTATTCATGCAGACCGTGACCTATATTTTGGTCATAGCCTCCCTGGTACAGTTCGTGGAGATGTTCCTGCAGAAGGCTGTGCCTACTCTGTATCAGGCGCTGGGCGTCTATCTGCCTCTGATCACCACCAACTGCGCCGTGCTGGGTGTGGTGTTGCAGAATACCCAGAACAGCTATGACTTTATCACCAGTGTAGTTTACGGCATCACCGGTGGTATTGGGTTCCTCATTGCTATCGTGCTCTTTGCCAGTGTGCGGGAGCGCCTGGATGTGACGATGGAGTGTCCGAAGGCCTTTGAGGGATTCCCCATCGCCCTGATCACCGCCGGCCTGCTGGCGTTGGCCTTCATGGGCTTCTCCGGCCTGAAAGTTGTTTAA
- a CDS encoding RnfABCDGE type electron transport complex subunit D — translation MNNETKLLGVASSPHVSSPIGTRTLMLDVLVALVPSLCVAVFFFGLRALIATAISVAACEVFEWGYRKLLHKTNTNGDLSAAVTGVLLAFVCPVTLPYWMLIIGDFFAIVVVKQLFGGLGKNFVNPALAGRAFLMLSYPVAMTTWAAPGQRVGLLSAADAVTGATPLSADFMHQGLLPEGVSLQNMFVGNIGGCMGEISALLLLCGGVYLVVRGVIRLRVPVAFIGTVAVLTFLFPMGGNDRLTWMLYEVLGGGLMLGAIFMATDYVTSPTTPVGEILFGIGCGLLTVFIRYFGGYPEGVSYAILIMNACVWLLDKVKPPRFGLTKEMKEKQKAAKKAAKEASAS, via the coding sequence ATGAACAACGAGACCAAGCTTCTTGGGGTGGCGTCTTCCCCCCACGTCTCCTCTCCCATAGGGACCCGCACCCTGATGCTGGACGTGCTCGTGGCGCTGGTGCCCTCTCTGTGCGTAGCCGTATTCTTCTTCGGCCTCCGGGCCCTCATCGCTACCGCGATCTCCGTGGCGGCCTGTGAGGTCTTCGAGTGGGGATACCGCAAGCTGTTACATAAGACCAACACCAACGGGGACCTGTCCGCCGCCGTCACGGGCGTGCTGCTGGCTTTTGTCTGCCCTGTGACGCTGCCCTACTGGATGCTGATCATCGGCGATTTCTTCGCCATCGTGGTGGTAAAGCAGCTCTTCGGCGGTCTGGGCAAGAACTTTGTGAACCCCGCCCTGGCGGGGCGCGCATTCCTGATGCTCAGCTACCCTGTGGCCATGACCACGTGGGCCGCGCCGGGCCAGCGGGTGGGCCTCCTCTCCGCCGCTGATGCCGTGACCGGCGCCACTCCCCTCTCCGCCGACTTTATGCACCAGGGCCTTCTGCCGGAGGGCGTGAGCCTCCAGAACATGTTCGTCGGCAACATCGGCGGCTGCATGGGCGAGATCTCCGCGCTGCTCCTGCTGTGCGGCGGCGTATATCTGGTCGTCCGCGGCGTGATCCGACTGCGTGTCCCCGTGGCCTTTATCGGCACCGTGGCCGTGCTCACCTTCCTGTTTCCCATGGGCGGCAACGACCGGCTCACCTGGATGCTCTATGAGGTCCTGGGCGGCGGCCTGATGCTGGGCGCCATCTTCATGGCCACCGACTATGTCACCAGCCCCACCACCCCCGTGGGCGAGATCCTCTTCGGCATCGGCTGCGGCCTGCTCACCGTGTTCATCCGCTACTTCGGCGGCTACCCCGAGGGCGTCTCCTATGCCATCCTTATCATGAACGCCTGCGTGTGGCTGCTGGATAAGGTCAAGCCCCCCCGTTTCGGCCTCACCAAGGAAATGAAGGAGAAGCAGAAGGCGGCCAAGAAAGCTGCAAAGGAGGCGTCTGCGTCATGA
- a CDS encoding helix-turn-helix domain-containing protein — protein MFNQDILSDRFSKVHPPPKLRSSDDEREQIITALKLNNGHRENTTRYLGISRRTLQYKLKRYGLK, from the coding sequence TTGTTTAATCAAGACATCCTATCAGACCGTTTCTCAAAAGTTCATCCTCCCCCGAAGCTGCGCTCGTCTGACGACGAGAGGGAACAAATTATCACCGCCCTTAAGCTCAACAACGGTCACCGGGAAAATACCACCCGGTATTTGGGTATCTCCCGTCGGACGCTGCAATATAAGCTGAAAAGATACGGTTTGAAGTGA
- the rbr gene encoding rubrerythrin: protein MSIAFEKSETHRNLLRAFAGESQARNRYTFAAGLAKKQNLQVIEQVFLFTADQERAHAKVFYNYLQSLSGQNITIDGAYPIDLYPTTLEHLRAAQHNEYQEWEHDYAGFAKIAMEEGFAEIGKTFEMIAAVEKTHGDRFGRFADLVENDGLFRSEAGVKWMCLNCGQIIDSTLAPATCPICKHPQGFFIRLGMAPFQP from the coding sequence ATGTCCATTGCGTTTGAAAAGAGTGAGACCCACCGCAACCTGCTGCGGGCCTTTGCCGGCGAGAGCCAGGCCCGGAACCGCTATACGTTTGCCGCTGGTCTGGCCAAAAAGCAGAATTTACAGGTCATCGAGCAGGTCTTTCTCTTCACCGCCGACCAGGAGCGGGCCCACGCCAAAGTCTTTTATAACTACCTTCAGTCCCTCTCCGGACAGAACATCACCATTGACGGCGCCTATCCCATCGACCTCTATCCCACGACCCTGGAGCACCTGCGCGCCGCCCAGCACAACGAATACCAGGAGTGGGAGCACGACTATGCCGGTTTTGCCAAGATTGCCATGGAGGAGGGCTTCGCCGAGATTGGCAAGACCTTTGAGATGATCGCCGCCGTGGAAAAAACGCACGGGGACCGCTTCGGCCGCTTTGCCGATCTGGTGGAAAACGACGGGCTCTTCCGGTCTGAGGCAGGCGTCAAGTGGATGTGCCTCAACTGCGGACAGATCATCGACTCCACCCTGGCCCCCGCCACCTGTCCCATCTGCAAGCACCCCCAGGGGTTCTTCATCCGCCTGGGTATGGCGCCGTTTCAGCCCTGA
- the rsxC gene encoding electron transport complex subunit RsxC — protein sequence MSHKFYGGVHPAEHKEATERKPVIPLEEAPAQVVIPMSMHVGAPCKPIVAVGDEVTVGQKIGEIAGLGAPIHASVSGKVVAVEPRPHAGGGKMMSVVIENDFKDTPCETIRHRDNVDVLTPQEIIDIVKEAGITGMGGAGFPTHVKLSGAVGKVDTILINGAECEPYITADHRLMLERGEAVLGGVSFIMKALGLQTATIGIEGNKLDAVEHLKSLLPAGSGIQIETLKTRYPQGAEKQLIQRVTGREVPPGGLPADVGCTVFNVATASAIYDAVTEGKPLTHRNVTLTGGAMTRPLNVFAPIGTPLEHLVKMAGGFKTPPQRLLMGGPMMGNPQYDLTASMMKGTNCLLALTDEEAAVQDAEQTCIRCGKCVNVCPMHLMPLYMRMYSMKRDWEKVQEYNVMDCMECGSCNYICPARIHLVQTFRMAKFEIRGLQAKQKAKEAAKA from the coding sequence ATGAGTCATAAGTTTTATGGCGGCGTCCACCCCGCCGAGCACAAAGAGGCGACCGAGCGCAAGCCGGTCATCCCGCTGGAAGAGGCTCCGGCCCAGGTGGTAATCCCTATGTCCATGCATGTGGGCGCGCCCTGTAAGCCCATCGTGGCCGTGGGAGACGAGGTCACCGTCGGACAGAAGATCGGCGAGATCGCCGGACTTGGCGCGCCCATCCACGCCAGCGTCTCCGGCAAGGTCGTGGCCGTGGAGCCCCGGCCCCATGCCGGCGGCGGCAAGATGATGTCCGTAGTGATTGAGAACGACTTCAAGGACACCCCCTGCGAGACAATCCGGCACCGGGACAATGTGGATGTGCTCACTCCCCAGGAGATCATCGACATTGTGAAGGAGGCTGGCATCACCGGCATGGGCGGCGCGGGATTCCCCACCCACGTCAAGCTCTCCGGCGCGGTGGGCAAGGTCGACACCATTCTCATCAACGGCGCGGAGTGCGAGCCCTACATCACAGCCGACCACCGGCTCATGCTGGAGCGGGGAGAGGCGGTCCTGGGCGGCGTGAGCTTCATCATGAAGGCGCTGGGCCTCCAGACGGCCACCATCGGCATCGAGGGCAACAAGCTCGACGCCGTGGAGCACCTGAAGAGCCTGCTCCCGGCGGGCAGCGGCATCCAGATCGAAACGCTGAAGACCCGCTATCCCCAGGGCGCTGAGAAACAGCTCATCCAGCGCGTCACCGGGCGGGAGGTGCCTCCCGGCGGCCTGCCGGCCGACGTGGGCTGCACCGTGTTCAACGTGGCCACTGCCTCCGCCATCTATGACGCTGTGACCGAGGGCAAGCCCCTCACCCACCGTAACGTCACCCTGACCGGCGGCGCCATGACCCGGCCCCTCAACGTTTTTGCTCCCATCGGGACCCCGCTGGAGCACCTCGTCAAGATGGCCGGCGGCTTCAAAACGCCGCCCCAGCGCCTGCTGATGGGAGGCCCCATGATGGGAAACCCCCAGTACGACCTCACCGCCTCCATGATGAAGGGCACCAACTGCCTGCTGGCCCTGACGGACGAGGAGGCCGCCGTACAGGACGCCGAGCAGACATGCATCCGCTGCGGCAAGTGCGTCAACGTCTGCCCCATGCACCTCATGCCCCTCTACATGCGCATGTACAGCATGAAGCGGGACTGGGAGAAGGTCCAGGAGTACAATGTGATGGACTGCATGGAGTGCGGTTCCTGCAACTACATCTGTCCCGCCCGCATCCACCTGGTCCAGACCTTCCGGATGGCCAAGTTTGAGATCCGCGGCCTGCAGGCAAAACAGAAAGCAAAGGAGGCGGCGAAGGCATGA
- the rnfB gene encoding RnfABCDGE type electron transport complex subunit B — protein MNTVIMAVVVLGVIAAIFGLILAYASKVFAVEKDPREEAIAGCLPGANCGGCGYAGCGGYAAAVVKGEAPVNKCAAGGESVAAQIAEIMGVAAGDSVKMVAQVHCTGCGADKQKYAYIGVHDCLAAARLPGGGPLSCQYGCLGMGTCESVCPFDAIHVVDGVAKVDEDKCKACNQCVDICPRHIIALEPYKTKKHVTIPCSSKDKGPAVTKVCSNGCIGCSLCAKSCPKEAITMVDNLAHIDYDKCIGCGICAQKCPRKLITVDGKVPVVKPAAPKPAAPVGGAAATAPAAPKAETKE, from the coding sequence ATGAATACTGTAATTATGGCCGTTGTGGTCCTGGGCGTTATCGCTGCGATATTTGGACTGATTCTGGCCTATGCCTCCAAGGTGTTTGCCGTGGAGAAGGACCCCCGTGAGGAGGCCATTGCGGGCTGCCTGCCCGGCGCCAACTGCGGCGGCTGCGGCTATGCCGGCTGCGGCGGCTATGCCGCCGCCGTGGTGAAGGGCGAGGCCCCGGTCAACAAATGCGCTGCTGGTGGTGAATCAGTGGCCGCCCAGATCGCTGAGATCATGGGCGTGGCTGCCGGGGACTCCGTGAAGATGGTGGCCCAGGTGCACTGCACCGGCTGCGGCGCCGACAAGCAGAAGTACGCCTATATCGGCGTGCACGACTGCCTGGCCGCCGCCCGCCTGCCCGGCGGCGGCCCCCTGAGCTGTCAGTACGGCTGCTTGGGCATGGGGACCTGCGAGTCTGTCTGCCCCTTCGACGCCATCCATGTGGTGGACGGCGTGGCCAAGGTGGACGAGGACAAGTGCAAGGCCTGTAACCAGTGCGTGGACATCTGCCCCCGCCACATCATCGCCCTGGAGCCCTACAAGACCAAGAAGCACGTCACTATCCCCTGTTCCTCCAAGGACAAGGGCCCTGCCGTCACCAAGGTCTGCTCCAACGGCTGTATCGGCTGCTCCCTGTGTGCCAAGTCCTGCCCCAAGGAAGCCATCACCATGGTGGACAATCTGGCCCACATCGACTACGACAAGTGTATCGGCTGCGGCATCTGTGCCCAGAAGTGCCCCCGCAAGCTGATCACCGTAGACGGCAAGGTGCCTGTGGTGAAGCCCGCGGCGCCCAAGCCGGCGGCCCCGGTCGGCGGCGCTGCCGCAACGGCGCCTGCCGCCCCCAAGGCAGAGACCAAGGAATAA
- the ilvC gene encoding ketol-acid reductoisomerase — MAKMYYEKDCELSYLNGKKIAIIGYGSQGHAHALNLKDSGCDVCVGLRQGSKNWANAEKAGLTVKTVPEAAKWADIVMILINDEVQADVYKKDIAPYLEEGNALAFAHGFNIRYQQIVPPAGVDVFMAAPKGPGHTVRSQYVNGKGVPCLVAVEQNATGNAMKIALAYIAGIGGARAGVMETTFHDETETDLFGEQAVLCGGVVDLMRCGFETLVEAGYEPENAYFECIHEMKLIIDLINKGGVGMMNYSISDTAEYGEYVSGPRVLPYEETKKNMRKVLDDIQDGTFAGKWIAENKNGRTFFNSKRANLAKHQMEIVGAELRKNMLWGDDADPDTASN; from the coding sequence ATGGCAAAGATGTACTATGAAAAGGACTGTGAGCTCAGCTATCTCAACGGCAAGAAGATCGCCATCATCGGCTACGGCTCCCAGGGACATGCCCACGCCCTCAACCTGAAGGATTCCGGCTGCGACGTGTGCGTGGGACTCCGTCAGGGCTCCAAAAACTGGGCTAACGCCGAAAAGGCCGGCCTCACCGTCAAAACCGTGCCCGAGGCCGCCAAGTGGGCCGACATCGTCATGATCCTCATCAACGACGAGGTGCAGGCCGACGTCTACAAGAAGGACATCGCCCCCTATCTGGAGGAGGGCAACGCCCTGGCCTTTGCCCACGGCTTCAATATCCGCTACCAGCAGATCGTCCCTCCCGCCGGCGTGGATGTGTTCATGGCCGCCCCCAAGGGCCCCGGCCACACCGTCCGCAGCCAGTATGTCAACGGCAAGGGCGTCCCCTGCCTGGTGGCCGTGGAGCAGAACGCCACCGGCAACGCCATGAAGATCGCCCTGGCCTATATCGCCGGGATCGGCGGCGCCCGTGCCGGTGTGATGGAGACCACCTTCCACGATGAGACCGAGACCGACCTCTTCGGTGAGCAGGCCGTGCTGTGCGGCGGCGTGGTGGACCTGATGCGCTGCGGCTTCGAGACCCTGGTGGAGGCCGGCTACGAGCCCGAGAACGCCTATTTCGAGTGCATCCATGAGATGAAGCTCATCATCGACCTCATCAACAAGGGCGGCGTTGGCATGATGAACTACTCCATCTCCGACACCGCCGAGTACGGCGAGTATGTCTCCGGCCCCCGCGTCCTGCCCTACGAGGAGACCAAGAAGAACATGCGCAAGGTGCTCGACGACATCCAGGACGGCACCTTCGCCGGCAAGTGGATCGCCGAGAACAAGAACGGCCGCACCTTCTTCAACTCCAAGCGCGCCAACCTGGCCAAACACCAGATGGAGATCGTGGGCGCCGAGCTGCGCAAGAACATGCTCTGGGGCGACGATGCCGACCCCGATACCGCCTCCAACTGA
- the rsxE gene encoding electron transport complex subunit RsxE: protein MNVKQQLKEGLITQNPVTVQLLGMCSVLAITTTLFNGIGMGLSVLVILTLSNIFISLLRNIIPSKVRIACYIVVIAGFVTMVDLFLKAFVPALSESLGLFIPLIVVNCIILGRAEGFSSKNGVAASALDGVFQGLGYTMVLVIMCIIREFLGNGTFGGGILNGGEGVRILPENIPALGMILPVGGFLTLACVIAAMQYFLSKPKKTEKKEEVAK from the coding sequence ATGAATGTGAAACAGCAATTAAAGGAAGGGCTTATCACCCAGAACCCTGTTACTGTCCAGTTGCTGGGCATGTGCTCGGTGCTGGCCATCACCACTACACTCTTTAACGGTATCGGCATGGGCCTGAGTGTGCTGGTGATCCTCACCCTGTCGAATATCTTTATTTCCCTGTTGCGGAATATCATCCCCAGCAAGGTGCGTATTGCCTGCTACATCGTGGTGATCGCAGGCTTCGTTACCATGGTGGATCTGTTCCTGAAGGCATTTGTCCCCGCGCTCTCCGAGTCTCTGGGACTCTTTATCCCGCTGATTGTCGTCAACTGCATCATTCTGGGCCGCGCTGAAGGATTTTCCTCCAAGAATGGCGTGGCAGCCTCCGCGCTGGATGGCGTGTTCCAGGGCCTGGGCTATACTATGGTGCTGGTGATCATGTGTATTATCCGTGAGTTCCTGGGCAACGGTACCTTTGGCGGCGGCATTCTCAATGGCGGAGAGGGCGTCCGTATCCTGCCCGAGAACATCCCCGCACTGGGCATGATCCTCCCCGTGGGCGGTTTCCTGACGCTGGCCTGCGTCATTGCCGCCATGCAGTACTTCCTCAGCAAGCCCAAGAAGACCGAGAAGAAAGAGGAGGTGGCCAAATAA
- a CDS encoding RnfABCDGE type electron transport complex subunit G has product MSETAAVTKKKEPGMAQLVIVLFAISAITALLLGLVNMITAPQIAINNQKKTDDAMAAVLPADSYTQVEYTGGNALVTAVYQAGDAGYVVQVAPSGFGGNLDIMVGVGTDGTCTGVSIISHSETSGLGANATKPAFRDQFVGKSGTVAVEKDGGDIVALTGATITSRAVSDGVTAALEAAGSMG; this is encoded by the coding sequence ATGAGTGAGACTGCTGCTGTGACAAAGAAAAAGGAACCCGGTATGGCGCAGCTCGTAATCGTGCTTTTTGCAATCAGTGCCATCACCGCCCTTTTGCTGGGCCTGGTGAATATGATCACCGCGCCCCAAATTGCAATTAACAACCAGAAAAAGACCGACGACGCTATGGCCGCTGTACTGCCTGCGGACAGCTACACCCAGGTGGAGTATACCGGCGGCAACGCTTTGGTCACCGCAGTCTATCAGGCCGGGGATGCGGGTTATGTGGTCCAGGTGGCTCCCTCCGGATTCGGCGGAAATTTGGATATCATGGTGGGCGTGGGAACTGACGGCACCTGTACCGGTGTATCCATCATTTCCCACTCTGAGACCTCTGGCCTGGGTGCTAACGCCACCAAACCCGCCTTCCGCGACCAGTTTGTGGGCAAGAGCGGCACCGTGGCGGTGGAGAAGGACGGTGGAGATATCGTGGCTCTTACCGGCGCCACCATTACCTCCCGTGCGGTGTCGGACGGCGTGACCGCCGCGCTGGAAGCCGCCGGAAGCATGGGTTAA
- the ilvB gene encoding biosynthetic-type acetolactate synthase large subunit, whose translation MKMKSPQVLMECLLEQGVDTVFGYPGGTILNIYDEFERSGYKEKIRHILTAHEQGASHAADGYARSTGKVGVCFATSGPGATNLTTGIATAYMDSSPVVFITVNVGENLIGKDSFQEVDITGITMPITKCNYLVRRAEDLADVIREAFAIARSGRPGPVLIDILKNVTYEEVDYRPLPVEQHAAHGRLAAMLRRASHDLKTPEPDHGDIQKLLDMIAASQKPLVLVGGGVIRSKGAVPEFRKFFETLNAPVTSTIMGGGACPGSHRLFTGMIGMHGSHASNFAVDQCDLLIAIGCRFSDRVALDPATFARNAKIVHIDIDRSEIDKNVKTDHHIIGDARRVLELLNQGMPPHDYPEWKEWVFSHKEVPLKKDDILHPHEVLETIQAVTGGDAIITTDVGQHQMWSAQYYHFSRPGQLITSGGFGTMGFGLGAAMGAKMGNPDKPVVLCTGDGCFRMNCHELATVEHYHIPVITVIFNNQTLGMVRQWQHLIYGERYSQTDLDRGPDFVKLANAYGIGGARCATQAEFEAALKKAVASGEPWVIECAIDKDAMVHPMVPGGAPVTDFLLD comes from the coding sequence ATGAAGATGAAAAGCCCTCAGGTGCTCATGGAGTGCCTGCTGGAGCAGGGAGTCGACACCGTTTTCGGCTATCCCGGCGGCACCATTCTGAACATCTACGACGAGTTTGAGCGCAGTGGTTACAAGGAGAAGATCCGCCACATTCTCACCGCCCATGAGCAGGGGGCGTCCCACGCGGCCGACGGCTACGCCCGTTCCACCGGCAAGGTGGGCGTCTGCTTCGCCACCTCCGGCCCCGGGGCCACCAACCTTACCACCGGTATCGCCACCGCCTATATGGACTCCTCCCCCGTGGTCTTCATCACCGTCAATGTGGGGGAAAATCTCATCGGTAAGGACTCCTTTCAGGAGGTGGACATCACCGGGATCACTATGCCCATCACCAAGTGCAACTACCTGGTGCGCCGGGCCGAGGACCTGGCCGACGTCATCCGGGAGGCCTTTGCCATCGCCCGGTCCGGCCGCCCGGGCCCGGTGCTCATCGATATCCTGAAAAACGTCACCTATGAAGAGGTGGATTACCGCCCCCTCCCCGTAGAGCAGCACGCCGCACACGGCCGCCTGGCCGCCATGCTCCGCCGCGCCTCCCACGACCTCAAGACCCCCGAGCCCGACCACGGCGACATCCAGAAGCTGCTGGATATGATCGCGGCCTCCCAAAAGCCCCTGGTGCTGGTGGGCGGCGGCGTGATCCGCTCCAAGGGCGCCGTACCGGAATTCCGGAAGTTTTTCGAGACGCTGAACGCCCCGGTGACCTCTACTATCATGGGCGGCGGCGCCTGTCCCGGCAGCCACCGGCTGTTCACCGGCATGATCGGGATGCACGGCTCTCACGCCTCCAATTTCGCCGTGGATCAGTGCGATCTGCTCATTGCCATCGGCTGCCGTTTCTCCGACCGAGTGGCCCTGGACCCCGCCACCTTCGCCCGGAACGCCAAGATCGTCCACATCGACATCGACCGCTCCGAGATCGACAAGAACGTCAAGACCGATCACCACATCATCGGGGACGCCCGCCGGGTGCTGGAGCTCCTCAACCAGGGCATGCCCCCCCACGACTACCCCGAATGGAAGGAGTGGGTCTTTTCCCACAAGGAGGTCCCCCTCAAGAAGGACGACATCCTCCATCCCCACGAGGTGCTGGAGACCATCCAGGCCGTCACCGGCGGGGATGCCATCATCACCACCGACGTGGGACAGCATCAGATGTGGTCGGCCCAGTACTACCACTTCTCCCGCCCGGGACAGCTCATCACCTCCGGCGGCTTCGGCACCATGGGCTTCGGGCTGGGGGCCGCCATGGGCGCCAAAATGGGCAATCCCGACAAGCCCGTGGTCCTCTGCACCGGCGACGGCTGTTTCCGCATGAACTGCCATGAACTGGCCACCGTGGAGCATTACCACATCCCGGTCATCACCGTGATCTTCAACAACCAGACGCTGGGCATGGTCCGCCAGTGGCAGCATCTCATCTACGGGGAGCGCTATTCCCAGACCGACCTGGACCGGGGCCCCGACTTTGTGAAGCTGGCCAATGCCTATGGGATCGGCGGCGCCCGCTGCGCCACGCAGGCGGAGTTCGAGGCCGCGCTGAAGAAGGCCGTGGCCTCGGGGGAGCCCTGGGTCATCGAGTGCGCCATCGACAAGGACGCCATGGTCCACCCCATGGTCCCCGGCGGCGCCCCCGTCACCGATTTTCTGTTGGATTAA